One window of the Niallia circulans genome contains the following:
- the yidC gene encoding membrane protein insertase YidC: MKKLSKNTLLIMLLGLSTILLSACSSSASGNNDGFFHKIFVEPFTAIIHGTADVFAGSYGLAIILITLVIRLVLMPLMLKQYKKQQLMKSKMDTIKPEMEAIQKKIKATKDQKEQQKLQMEMMDLYKKNNINPLNIGCLPMLIQMPILMGFYYAIRGSQEIASHSFLWFNLGQSDLILTALAGIVYYLQFRVSQSTMTQEQQKQMSKIGLISPIMIVIVSLNAPAALPLYWTVGGTFLIFQSLIGRKLYPPQPSNTKVATDK; encoded by the coding sequence ATGAAAAAATTATCAAAAAATACATTACTAATCATGCTATTAGGTTTATCAACTATTCTACTGAGTGCTTGTTCCTCATCAGCAAGTGGAAATAATGATGGGTTTTTCCATAAAATATTTGTTGAACCATTCACGGCAATTATTCACGGAACAGCAGATGTATTTGCTGGAAGCTACGGCCTTGCGATTATTCTGATCACTTTAGTAATTCGACTTGTCTTAATGCCTTTAATGCTGAAGCAATATAAAAAACAACAATTAATGAAATCAAAAATGGATACAATTAAACCTGAAATGGAAGCAATTCAGAAAAAGATTAAGGCCACTAAAGATCAAAAAGAACAGCAAAAACTGCAAATGGAAATGATGGATCTTTACAAAAAAAATAATATTAACCCACTTAATATTGGATGTTTACCAATGCTGATTCAAATGCCGATTTTAATGGGATTCTATTATGCAATACGTGGTTCTCAAGAAATAGCTAGCCACTCCTTTTTATGGTTTAATTTAGGACAGTCAGATTTAATTCTAACCGCGTTAGCAGGTATTGTTTATTATTTACAATTTAGAGTATCGCAAAGTACCATGACACAAGAACAACAAAAGCAAATGAGTAAAATAGGATTGATTTCTCCTATTATGATTGTAATAGTGTCTTTAAATGCTCCAGCAGCTCTACCACTATATTGGACAGTCGGTGGAACTTTCCTTATCTTCCAGTCTTTAATCGGAAGAAAAC
- a CDS encoding cysteine hydrolase family protein has translation MKALINIDYTFDFVEGNLPCGEPGIAIENEIVKITKNFIDNDDLTVFAIDLHTLNDPYHPESRLFPPHNIAESRGRDLYGTLQKTYEDHKDLTNVYWMDKTRYSAFAGTDLHIKLQERSIKDIYLVGVCTDICVLHTAVDAYNLGYNIHIYENAVASFNEIGHQWALEHFKNVLGATIL, from the coding sequence ATGAAAGCTCTAATTAATATTGATTACACTTTTGACTTCGTAGAAGGCAATCTACCATGTGGTGAACCAGGCATTGCAATTGAGAATGAAATAGTAAAAATTACGAAGAATTTTATCGATAATGATGATTTAACTGTATTTGCAATTGATTTGCATACATTAAATGATCCATATCATCCAGAATCAAGGCTATTTCCACCTCATAATATTGCTGAATCAAGAGGAAGAGATTTATATGGAACACTTCAAAAGACTTATGAAGATCACAAAGATTTAACCAATGTGTATTGGATGGATAAAACTAGATACAGTGCTTTTGCAGGCACCGATTTACATATAAAATTGCAAGAGAGATCCATCAAAGATATTTATCTAGTTGGCGTTTGTACAGATATATGTGTGCTACATACTGCTGTAGATGCTTATAATCTTGGTTATAATATTCATATATATGAAAATGCCGTTGCTTCATTTAATGAAATTGGCCATCAATGGGCATTGGAACATTTTAAAAATGTACTAGGGGCTACTATCCTTTAG
- a CDS encoding nicotinate phosphoribosyltransferase: MSFNFKDDSLMLHTDLYQINMAETYWEDGIAEKNAVFEVYFRKLPFNNGYAVFAGLERVIQYLENLQFSEGDIEYLRQEGFKEDFLAYLKDLHFTGSLRSAAEGEVVFANEPLMRIEAPLAQAQIVETAILNIVNYQTLIATKASRIKNVIGDGIVMEFGSRRAHELDAALWGTRAAFIGGFNSTSNVRAGKLFGIPISGTHAHSMIQAYHDEYIAFHKYARRHKECVFLVDTYDTLRSGVPNAIRVAKELGDSINFRGIRLDSGDLAYLSKEARKMLDEAGFYDTKIVASNDLDEYTIINLKAQGAKIDIWGIGTKLITAYDQPALGGVYKLVSIEDEEGNMQDTIKISGNPEKVTTPGLKRVYRIINDINGKSEGDYICLESEHPENEERLKMFHPTHTYISKFVTNFTAVDIHQDIFKDGKLIYATPDIMSIQKYSEQSLEILWDEYKRSLNPEEYPVDLSPLCWENKMSHIEKVKVSIQNRK; the protein is encoded by the coding sequence ATGAGTTTTAATTTTAAAGATGACAGTTTAATGTTACATACGGACTTATATCAAATTAATATGGCTGAAACTTACTGGGAGGATGGCATTGCTGAAAAGAATGCTGTTTTTGAAGTGTATTTTAGAAAATTACCTTTTAATAATGGCTATGCTGTTTTCGCTGGTTTAGAGCGAGTGATTCAATATCTAGAGAATCTGCAATTTTCTGAAGGGGATATTGAGTATTTAAGACAAGAAGGCTTTAAAGAAGACTTCCTAGCTTATTTGAAAGATCTGCATTTTACTGGAAGTCTACGGTCAGCAGCAGAAGGAGAAGTGGTTTTCGCAAATGAACCATTAATGAGAATTGAAGCACCACTTGCGCAAGCACAAATTGTCGAAACGGCCATCTTAAACATTGTGAATTACCAAACATTAATTGCAACGAAAGCTTCCAGAATTAAAAATGTTATTGGTGATGGAATCGTAATGGAGTTTGGAAGTAGACGTGCACATGAACTAGATGCAGCACTATGGGGAACAAGAGCTGCTTTTATCGGTGGTTTTAATTCCACCTCAAATGTCAGAGCGGGTAAATTATTCGGTATTCCGATTTCTGGAACGCATGCTCATTCTATGATTCAAGCCTATCATGATGAGTATATAGCTTTTCATAAATATGCGCGAAGACATAAGGAGTGCGTTTTTTTGGTAGACACATATGATACTTTGCGATCAGGCGTCCCTAATGCTATTCGTGTTGCAAAGGAATTAGGCGATAGCATAAACTTTCGAGGGATTCGCTTGGATAGCGGTGATTTAGCTTATTTATCAAAAGAAGCAAGAAAAATGCTAGATGAAGCAGGTTTCTATGATACAAAAATAGTTGCAAGTAATGATCTAGATGAATACACGATAATTAACTTAAAAGCACAAGGGGCAAAAATAGATATTTGGGGAATAGGAACCAAATTAATTACAGCATATGATCAGCCAGCACTTGGGGGCGTATATAAGCTTGTATCTATTGAAGATGAAGAAGGCAACATGCAAGATACGATTAAAATTAGCGGGAATCCAGAAAAAGTGACTACACCTGGGTTAAAAAGGGTATATCGAATTATAAATGATATAAATGGTAAATCAGAAGGGGATTATATTTGTTTAGAATCCGAACATCCTGAAAACGAAGAACGCTTAAAGATGTTTCATCCAACCCATACGTATATAAGCAAATTTGTGACTAATTTTACTGCAGTAGATATCCATCAAGATATTTTTAAGGATGGTAAGTTAATATATGCAACCCCTGATATCATGAGCATTCAAAAGTACTCAGAGCAAAGCTTAGAAATACTTTGGGATGAATATAAGCGTTCCTTAAATCCTGAGGAATATCCTGTAGATTTAAGCCCATTATGCTGGGAAAATAAAATGAGTCATATAGAAAAGGTCAAAGTATCTATTCAAAATCGCAAATGA
- the nadE gene encoding ammonia-dependent NAD(+) synthetase, translating to MRDLQERIMKDLNVQPEINPKQEIEKRVQFLKDYAKKAKAKGFVLGISGGQDSSLAGRLAQLAVEELRAEGYNATFVAVRLPYGVQADEVDAKRALEFIKADKEYVFNIKNPVDDVKTVYDDMSDTPLADYHKGNVKARMRMIAQYAIGGQENLLVIGTDHAAEAVTGFFTKYGDGGADVLPLTGLSKRQGKQLLKELNAEEALYLKVPTADLLDNKPGQADETELGITYDQLDDYLEGKEVTQDVAEKIEARYLLTEHKRQVPASMFDEWWKE from the coding sequence ATGCGAGATTTACAAGAAAGAATTATGAAGGATTTAAATGTACAACCTGAAATTAATCCAAAACAAGAAATTGAAAAAAGAGTTCAATTTTTAAAGGATTACGCTAAAAAAGCGAAAGCAAAAGGATTTGTTTTGGGAATTAGTGGTGGCCAAGATTCATCTTTAGCAGGAAGACTGGCACAATTAGCAGTAGAAGAATTACGTGCAGAAGGCTATAATGCAACTTTTGTAGCTGTAAGATTGCCATATGGAGTTCAAGCAGATGAAGTAGATGCAAAACGTGCATTGGAATTTATAAAAGCGGATAAGGAATATGTATTTAATATTAAAAATCCTGTTGACGACGTGAAAACTGTTTATGATGACATGAGTGACACGCCATTAGCTGATTATCATAAGGGAAATGTAAAAGCTAGAATGCGAATGATTGCACAATATGCAATTGGCGGACAAGAAAATTTACTAGTGATAGGTACTGATCATGCTGCCGAAGCTGTTACAGGATTCTTTACAAAGTATGGAGATGGCGGTGCGGATGTTCTACCATTAACAGGATTATCAAAAAGACAAGGAAAACAATTATTAAAAGAGTTGAATGCAGAAGAGGCTCTTTATTTGAAAGTGCCAACTGCCGATTTATTAGATAATAAACCAGGGCAAGCAGATGAAACCGAACTTGGTATTACTTATGACCAATTAGATGATTATTTAGAAGGAAAAGAAGTTACACAAGATGTGGCAGAGAAGATTGAAGCTCGGTACTTATTGACAGAGCATAAGAGACAAGTACCTGCATCAATGTTTGATGAATGGTGGAAAGAATAG
- the pflA gene encoding pyruvate formate-lyase-activating protein, producing MNGNIHSIETFGTVDGPGIRYVVFTQGCLLRCQFCHNADTWEIGTGKQMSVMDIINDLKTYLPFIEPSGGGITVSGGEPLLQIPFLIELFKECKKLGIHTTIDSSGGCYSKAPSFQAQLDELMQYTDLVLLDLKHIDRKKHIKLTGMGNDHILDFATYLSNKKIPIWVRHVLVPTINDTEEDLTRLSDFIAKLENVEKIDILPYHKLGVYKWETLGLEYPLKDIEPPTQESVDFATAILNRMM from the coding sequence ATGAACGGCAATATACATTCAATAGAAACATTTGGAACAGTAGATGGCCCAGGCATTCGCTATGTAGTGTTTACCCAAGGCTGCTTACTTCGCTGCCAATTTTGTCATAATGCAGACACTTGGGAAATTGGTACAGGAAAGCAAATGTCTGTTATGGACATTATCAATGATTTAAAAACATACCTTCCTTTTATCGAACCATCTGGTGGTGGTATTACTGTAAGTGGCGGGGAACCTTTATTACAAATACCATTTTTAATAGAATTATTTAAAGAGTGTAAAAAACTTGGTATTCATACAACGATTGACTCTTCTGGTGGTTGTTACTCAAAAGCCCCTTCTTTCCAAGCACAATTAGATGAATTAATGCAATATACTGATTTAGTCTTGCTTGATTTAAAACATATCGACCGTAAAAAACATATTAAATTAACTGGTATGGGAAATGATCATATTTTAGATTTTGCAACCTATTTATCAAATAAGAAAATCCCTATTTGGGTAAGACATGTTTTAGTACCTACAATTAATGATACAGAAGAAGATTTAACGAGACTAAGTGATTTCATTGCAAAACTTGAAAATGTAGAAAAAATTGATATACTCCCCTATCATAAGTTAGGTGTATATAAATGGGAGACGCTCGGATTAGAATATCCTTTAAAAGACATCGAACCACCTACACAAGAATCAGTTGATTTTGCGACTGCTATTTTAAATAGAATGATGTAA
- the pflB gene encoding formate C-acetyltransferase has translation MEKVETTNYWEGFKNGSWQKEVNVRDFILKNFKPYYGDSAFLSGPTLETTQLWEQVMELSKLERERGGVYDLDTDIVSTITSHGPGYLDKTKEKIVGVQTDEPFKRSFQPNGGIRMAVQACESYGYKADEELVKFFTEHRKTHNAGVFDAYTDEMRLARKAAIITGLPDAYGRGRIIGDYRRVALYGVDFLINEKQKDKKATSSVMTEETIRLREELSEQIRALHELKELGASYGFDLSRPAANAQEAFQWVYLAYLAAIKEQNGAAMSLGRVSTFLDIYVERDLENGTLTEKEVQEIVDHFIMKLRLVKFARTPDYNELFSGDPTWVTESIGGMANDGRPLVTKNSFRFLHTLDNLGPAPEPNLTVLWSTQLPDNFKKFCAQMSIQTSAIQYENDDIMKPQWGDDYGIACCVSAMEIGKQMQFFGARANLAKCLLYAINGGKDEKLKIQVGPKFEPITSEYLDYKEVTEKFDNMMEWLAGLYINTLNVIHYMHDKYSYERIEMALHDTEILRTMATGIAGLSVVTDSLSAIKHGKVKVIRDENGLAVDFEMEGDFPKYGNNDDAVDSIAVEIVESFMKKLRKHQTYRNSMHTMSILTITSNVVYGKKTGNTPDGRRAGEPFAPGANPMHGRDTKGTLASLSSVAKLPYDYSLDGISNTFSIVPKALGKEEDIRANNLVSILDGYATKAGHHLNVNVFNRETLLDAMEHPELYPQLTIRVSGYAVNFIKLTREQQQDVISRTFHESM, from the coding sequence ATGGAAAAAGTTGAAACAACTAATTATTGGGAAGGCTTTAAAAATGGATCTTGGCAGAAAGAAGTAAATGTTCGTGATTTCATCCTGAAAAACTTTAAACCATATTATGGAGATTCTGCTTTCTTATCAGGTCCTACATTAGAAACTACACAATTATGGGAACAAGTAATGGAATTAAGTAAACTAGAAAGAGAACGAGGCGGTGTTTATGATTTAGATACTGATATCGTATCAACCATTACCTCTCACGGCCCTGGCTATTTAGATAAAACAAAAGAAAAAATCGTCGGTGTACAAACAGATGAACCTTTCAAACGCTCTTTCCAACCTAACGGCGGTATTAGAATGGCTGTTCAAGCTTGTGAATCATACGGCTATAAAGCGGATGAAGAATTAGTGAAATTCTTTACTGAACATCGTAAAACCCATAACGCAGGAGTTTTTGATGCTTATACAGATGAAATGAGATTAGCTAGAAAAGCTGCAATCATTACAGGTCTTCCTGATGCATATGGTCGTGGAAGAATTATTGGTGACTATCGTCGCGTTGCACTTTATGGTGTCGATTTCTTAATTAATGAAAAACAAAAAGACAAAAAAGCAACAAGTTCTGTTATGACAGAAGAAACAATCCGATTAAGAGAAGAACTTTCTGAACAAATTCGTGCTCTACATGAATTAAAAGAATTAGGTGCAAGCTATGGCTTTGATTTATCACGACCAGCAGCAAATGCCCAAGAAGCATTCCAATGGGTTTATCTTGCCTACCTTGCAGCAATAAAAGAACAAAACGGTGCTGCAATGAGCTTAGGGCGTGTATCTACCTTCTTAGATATTTATGTAGAAAGAGACTTAGAAAATGGCACATTAACAGAAAAAGAAGTACAAGAAATAGTGGATCACTTTATTATGAAGTTACGCCTGGTAAAATTTGCTCGTACACCTGACTATAATGAATTATTCAGCGGCGACCCTACTTGGGTAACCGAATCAATTGGCGGTATGGCTAATGACGGTAGACCTTTAGTAACAAAGAACTCTTTCCGTTTCCTTCATACTTTAGATAACTTAGGACCTGCACCGGAGCCAAACTTAACTGTTCTATGGTCTACACAGTTACCAGACAACTTTAAAAAATTCTGTGCGCAAATGTCGATTCAAACAAGTGCAATCCAATATGAAAATGATGATATTATGAAACCTCAATGGGGCGATGATTACGGAATCGCATGTTGTGTATCAGCAATGGAAATTGGTAAACAAATGCAGTTCTTTGGAGCTCGTGCCAACCTTGCTAAATGTTTATTATATGCAATTAATGGTGGTAAAGATGAGAAATTAAAAATCCAGGTTGGACCTAAATTTGAACCAATCACTTCTGAATACCTAGACTATAAAGAGGTTACCGAAAAATTTGATAATATGATGGAATGGTTAGCTGGCCTCTATATCAACACATTAAATGTTATCCATTATATGCATGACAAATACAGCTATGAAAGAATTGAAATGGCTCTTCATGACACAGAGATTCTTCGGACAATGGCTACAGGTATTGCAGGATTAAGCGTAGTTACAGACTCATTAAGTGCCATAAAACATGGAAAAGTTAAAGTTATTAGAGACGAAAACGGTCTTGCTGTAGATTTCGAAATGGAAGGAGATTTCCCTAAATACGGTAACAACGATGATGCAGTGGATAGTATTGCAGTTGAGATAGTTGAAAGCTTTATGAAAAAACTACGTAAACATCAAACATATCGCAATTCTATGCATACTATGTCTATCTTAACCATCACTTCTAACGTTGTATATGGTAAGAAAACAGGTAATACTCCAGACGGCCGTCGTGCAGGGGAACCTTTTGCTCCAGGAGCTAACCCTATGCATGGCCGTGATACAAAAGGAACTTTAGCATCTCTATCTTCTGTTGCTAAGTTACCTTACGATTATTCATTAGATGGTATTTCGAATACCTTCTCCATTGTGCCAAAAGCTTTAGGTAAAGAAGAAGATATTCGTGCAAATAACTTAGTATCAATTTTAGATGGCTATGCAACAAAAGCTGGGCACCACTTAAATGTTAACGTATTTAATAGAGAAACATTATTAGATGCTATGGAACATCCAGAATTATACCCGCAATTAACTATTCGTGTATCTGGATATGCAGTTAACTTTATCAAATTAACTCGTGAGCAACAACAAGACGTTATTAGTCGTACTTTCCATGAATCCATGTAA
- a CDS encoding lysylphosphatidylglycerol synthase domain-containing protein — MSIRKKEILINIAKILLPIVIFIIVLREIKNMIVSADINQLYEYLQTIPFHSLFYIAIGGFMATLPMFFYDFFLVRHLKKRVPIVEVGKYSFISNSFSNLIGFGGLIGIALRNFFYKRYEKDRKKLFKGIAVVTIFYLSGISLLSWIAILYSRRLNLMEDHFWIFAAIIIVGLIFPVLLVSYQKAKQHNFVFDQNQIVGLIIVSLLEWIFLFAYLYSIARIIVLPVSIGDFFLLFLVAACTGIISMIPGGMGSFELVFLWGIESLGIESEQMLIVLFLYRIGYYLLPFLLAAFLFIIEIGKNIKKNAAAYLKAFSSE, encoded by the coding sequence ATGTCAATCAGAAAAAAAGAAATCTTGATTAATATAGCGAAGATACTACTGCCGATTGTTATATTTATCATCGTTTTAAGAGAAATTAAAAACATGATTGTATCAGCGGATATAAACCAATTATATGAATATTTACAGACTATCCCATTTCATAGTTTGTTTTACATTGCAATAGGCGGATTCATGGCGACTCTTCCCATGTTTTTTTATGATTTTTTTCTTGTAAGGCATTTAAAGAAGCGTGTTCCAATTGTAGAAGTAGGTAAATATTCATTTATTAGTAATTCTTTTTCAAATTTAATTGGTTTTGGTGGTTTAATTGGTATTGCCTTACGAAATTTCTTTTATAAAAGATATGAAAAAGACCGAAAAAAACTATTTAAAGGGATTGCGGTAGTAACGATATTTTATTTATCTGGTATTAGCTTATTGTCTTGGATTGCTATTCTTTATAGTAGAAGACTGAATTTAATGGAAGATCATTTTTGGATATTTGCAGCCATTATTATAGTAGGATTAATATTTCCAGTGCTCCTCGTAAGTTATCAGAAAGCCAAGCAGCATAACTTTGTCTTTGACCAAAATCAGATAGTTGGTTTGATAATTGTTTCTCTGTTGGAATGGATATTTTTATTTGCATATTTATATTCTATCGCTAGAATAATAGTATTGCCAGTTTCTATTGGGGATTTTTTCTTGCTTTTCTTAGTTGCTGCTTGTACTGGAATAATCAGTATGATACCTGGTGGGATGGGTTCTTTTGAATTAGTATTTTTATGGGGGATTGAATCTTTAGGGATTGAATCAGAACAAATGTTGATAGTCCTATTTTTATATCGGATTGGATATTATCTTCTACCATTTTTATTGGCAGCTTTTTTATTTATAATAGAAATTGGAAAAAACATTAAGAAAAATGCGGCAGCCTATTTAAAGGCTTTTTCAAGTGAATAA